Below is a window of Candidatus Binatia bacterium DNA.
GATTCGCCGCGATCACCTCGCGCGCGAGGGCAACGAGCTCCGCCTCGCTTTCGATGGGGGCCAGGCCGTGCCGGCGCACCAGCTCGGCCGGGGGCGCCTCGTCGGTGAGCATCCGCTCGAAGAGCTGCTTGGCGATCTTCCCCGAGATCGCCCCGCTCGCGATCATCCCGATCATCGCGCCCAGCCGGTCGGCGCGGATCGGGAAGGTCTCGATCGGCTGGCCCGTCTTGTTCCGGACGGCGTTCACCTCGGTCATGATCCAGTTCGAGGCCAGCTTCGGCTGCCCCGACGCGGCGACCGCCTCCTCATAGTAGGCCGCGAGCGACCGCGTCTCCGTGAGCACTTCGGCGTCATACTCCGGGATTCCGTGGGCCGCGACCAGCCGCTCCCGCAGCGCGTCCGGCAGCTCGGGCAGCTCGGCCCGCACCGATTCGATCCACGCCGGCTCGAGGTCGAGCGGCAGGAGGTCGGGTTCCGGGAAGTAGCGGTAGTCGTGTGCCTCTTCCTTGCTACGCATCGTCTCGGCCACGCCGCGCGCGGAGTCCCAGAGGAGCGTCTCCTGGGTGATCCGGCCGCCCGACTCCACCACGCCGACCTGCCGGGCGATCTCGAACTGGATCGCTTTCTCGACGTAGCGGAAGGAATTCAGGTTCTTGATCTCGGTCTTGGTGCCGAACTCCTTCGCGCCCGCGCGCCGCACGGAGACGTTCGCGTCGCAGCGGAGGCTTCCCTCCTCCATGTTGCCGTCGCAGACGTCCAGGTAGACCAGGATCTGCTTCAGCTTGGTGAGGTAGTGGTAGGCCTCGGCGCCCGAGCGGAGGTCCGGCTCGGAGACGATCTCGATGAGCGGCACGCCCGCGCGGTTCAAGTCCACGCGCGTGGTCTCCACCCCCTCCTTCCCCTCGGGGTGGAGCGACTTTCCGGCGTCCTCCTCGAGGTGGATGCGCACGAGGCCGATCCGCTTGTGCGCGTCGTCGACGTGAATCTCCACCGCGCCCCCCTCGCAGAGCGGCCGGTCGTACTGCGAGATCTGGTAGCCCTTCGGGAGGTCGGGATAGAAGTAGTTCTTCCGCGCGAACACGCTCCGGAGGTTGATCCGGGCGCCGACCGCGAGCCCGGTCATGACGGCGAAGCGCACCGCCCGCTCGTTCGTCACCGGCAGCACGCCGGGGAGCCCGAGGCAGACGGGACAGACCTGCGTGTTCGGCGGCGCGCCGAAGCGCGTCGAGCAGCCGCAGAAGATCTTGGACCGGGTCTTGAGCTGCGCGTGCACCTCGAGCCCGATCACGGGTTCATATAAGGCCAGGGCGGCCACGCCCTGGCCTGAAGCGGCGTCCCTGGCGGCGCTCACGCGCTCACCTCCGCGGCGATCGGCGGCGCCTTGGTCGCGGCGTCGTTCCACCCTTCGTTGGCCCGGGCGATCCGCAACAGCGTCTCCTCGGCGAACGGACGCCCCACCAGTTGGAGCCCGATCGGCAGACCGGTCGCGCCGAAGCCCGCCGGGTAGGAGAGCGCCGGCACTCCCGCGAGCGAAGCCGGGATCGAGTAGACGTCGTTCAGGTACATCGCGAGCGGATCCTCCACCTTCTCGCCTAGGCCGAACGCCGTGGTCGGCGTCACCGGCAGGAGGAGCGCGTCGGTCCCGGAGAGCGCCTTCAGGAAGTCGCCCCGCACGAGCGTGCGCACCTTCTGCGCGCGCAGGTAGTAGGCGTCATAGTAGCCGGCGGAGAGCGCGTAGGTGCCGAGCAGGATGCGCCGGCGCACCTCGCGTCCGAAGCCCTGGCCGCGCGTGCGCTCGTACATCGCGCGCAGGTCGCCGCCGTTCCTGGCGCGCAACCCGTAGCGCACCCCGTCGTAGCGGGCGAGGTTGCTCGACGCCTCTGCCGGAGCGATCAGGTAG
It encodes the following:
- the gatB gene encoding Asp-tRNA(Asn)/Glu-tRNA(Gln) amidotransferase subunit GatB — encoded protein: MALYEPVIGLEVHAQLKTRSKIFCGCSTRFGAPPNTQVCPVCLGLPGVLPVTNERAVRFAVMTGLAVGARINLRSVFARKNYFYPDLPKGYQISQYDRPLCEGGAVEIHVDDAHKRIGLVRIHLEEDAGKSLHPEGKEGVETTRVDLNRAGVPLIEIVSEPDLRSGAEAYHYLTKLKQILVYLDVCDGNMEEGSLRCDANVSVRRAGAKEFGTKTEIKNLNSFRYVEKAIQFEIARQVGVVESGGRITQETLLWDSARGVAETMRSKEEAHDYRYFPEPDLLPLDLEPAWIESVRAELPELPDALRERLVAAHGIPEYDAEVLTETRSLAAYYEEAVAASGQPKLASNWIMTEVNAVRNKTGQPIETFPIRADRLGAMIGMIASGAISGKIAKQLFERMLTDEAPPAELVRRHGLAPIESEAELVALAREVIAANPGPAAEFRAGKEKTFAFLVGQAMKQSRGRAHPEKLQAALRSALGGEG